In a genomic window of Procambarus clarkii isolate CNS0578487 chromosome 12, FALCON_Pclarkii_2.0, whole genome shotgun sequence:
- the LOC138363945 gene encoding glutamine-rich protein 2-like — MAPDTYQTYRQGPRHVPDVQARPQTRTRRTGKAPDTYQTYRQGPRHVPDVQYGVTRYGVTQYGVTQYGVTQYGVTRYGVTQYGVTQYGVTRYGVTRYGVTQYGVTRYGVTQYGVTQYGVTQYGVTRYGVTRYGVTQYGVTQYGVTRYGVTQYGVTQYGVTQYGVTRYGVTQYGVTRYGVTQYGVTRYGVTRYGVTQYGVTRYGVTQYGVTQYGVTQYGVTQYGVTRYGVTQYGVTRYGVTQYGVTQYGVTQYGVTQYGVTQYGVTRYGVTRYGVTQYGVTRYGVTQYGVTQYGVTQYGVTQYGVTQYGVTQYGVTQYET, encoded by the exons ATGGCCCCAGACACGTACCAGACGTACAGGCAAGGCCCCAGACACGTACCAGACGTACAGGCAAGGCCCCAGACACGTACCAGACGTACAGGCAAGGCCCCAGACACGTACCAGACGTACAGGCAAGGTCCCAGACACGTACCAGACGTACAG TATGGTGTCACCCGGTATGGTGTCACCCAGTATGGTGTCACCCAGTATGGTGTCACCCAGTATGGTGTCACCCGGTATGGTGTCACCCAGTATGGTGTCACCCAGTATGGTGTCACCCGGTATGGTGTCACCCGGTATGGTGTCACCCAGTATGGTGTCACCCGGTATGGTGTCACCCAGTATGGTGTCACCCAGTATGGTGTCACCCAGTATGGTGTCACCCGGTATGGTGTCACCCGGTATGGTGTCACCCAGTATGGTGTCACCCAGTATGGTGTCACCCGGTATGGTGTCACCCAGTATGGTGTCACCCAGTATGGTGTCACCCAGTATGGTGTCACCCGGTATGGTGTCACCCAGTATGGTGTCACCCGGTATGGTGTCACCCAGTATGGTGTCACCCGGTATGGTGTCACCCGGTATGGTGTCACCCAGTATGGTGTCACCCGGTATGGTGTCACCCAGTATGGTGTCACCCAGTATGGTGTCACCCAGTATGGTGTCACCCAGTATGGTGTCACCCGGTATGGTGTCACCCAGTATGGTGTCACCCGGTATGGTGTCACCCAGTATGGTGTCACCCAGTATGGTGTCACCCAGTATGGTGTCACCCAATATGGTGTCACCCAGTATGGTGTCACCCGGTATGGTGTCACCCGGTATGGTGTCACCCAGTATGGTGTCACCCGGTATGGTGTCACCCAGTATGGTGTCACCCAGTATGGTGTCACCCAGTATGGTGTCACCCAATATGGTGTCACCCAGTATGGTGTCACCCAGTATGGTGTCACCCAATACGAGACATGa